In a genomic window of Xenopus laevis strain J_2021 chromosome 5S, Xenopus_laevis_v10.1, whole genome shotgun sequence:
- the opn8.S gene encoding opsin-5, giving the protein MEDQYLSKLHPLVDYGAGAFLLVVAIVTIVGNFAVLATAVKCSSHLKAPDLLSINLAVIDLGMAISMYPLAIASAWNHAWLGGDSSCLYYALMGFFFGVASMMTLTAMAVIRFRVTSSFKSCGSTIQKKTVYILIACIWLYALLWAVLPLLGWGRYGPEPFGTSCTIAWGDFHNSSNGLSFVLSMFILCTLSPAATILVCYSGIVWKLHKAYQEIKTQDRIPNAKKVEKKLTLMAILVSFGFLISWTPYAAVSFWSIFHSSKYIPPIVSLLPCLFAKSSTAFNPIIYYAFSKTFRKKVKQLKCCCGWRVHFLQSENSPENPQVSVIWTGKDNGLVSSVPKLVKGNLGTSTMTQ; this is encoded by the exons ATGGAGGATCAGTACCTTTCCAAACTGCACCCCTTGGTGGATTATGGGGCAGGAGCGTTTTTGTTAGTTGTGG cCATCGTGACCATAGTGGGCAACTTTGCAGTTCTTGCCACAGCAGTAAAATGTTCATCACATCTCAAGGCACCGGATCTCCTGTCTATAAATTTAGCTGTCATAGACTTGGGCATGGCCATCAGTATGTACCCGCTAGCCATTGCTTCAGCCTGGAACCATGCTTGGCTTGGTGGAGACTCCTCCTGCCTATATTACGCCCTCATGGGCTTTTTCTTTGGGGTCGCCAGTATGATGACTTTAACTGCAATGGCTGTAATCCGCTTTCGGGTGACATCGTCATTCAAATCCTGCG GTAGCACCATACAGAAGAAAACAGTCTATATTCTCATAGCATGCATATGGCTGTATGCCTTACTTTGGGCTGTTCTACCTTTGCTTGGATGGGGACGCTACGGGCCGGAGCCATTTGGAACATCATGTACAATAGCCTGGGGGGATTTCCATAATTCCTCCAATGGTTTGTCCTTCGTCCTCAGCATGTTCATCCTCTGCACCCTCAGCCCAGCTGCCACAATATTGGTCTGCTATTCAGGGATCGTCTGGAAATTGCATAAAGCCTATCAAGAAATCAAGACTCAAGATAGAAtcccaaatgcaaaaaaagtggAGAAGAAACTGACACTG ATGGCCATATTGGTCAGCTTTGGGTTCCTCATCTCTTGGACGCCCTATGCAGCCGTCAGCTTTTGGTCAATATTTCATAGCAGCAAATACATCCCACCAATAGTTTCATTATTACCCTGCCTGTTTGCAAAGTCCTCCACTGCCTTCAACCCCATCATATACTATGCATTCAGCAAGACATTCCGCAAAAAGGTCAAGCAGTTGAAGTGTTGCTGTGGATGGCGGGTTCACTTCTTGCAATCGGAAAACTCACCCGAAAACCCACAGGTATCGGTCATCTGGACAGGGAAAGACAACGGGTTGGTCTCTTCTGTTCCAAAGCTGGTGAAAGGAAACCTTGGGACCTCAACAATGACTCAATGA